A genomic region of Streptosporangium lutulentum contains the following coding sequences:
- a CDS encoding MgtC/SapB family protein, whose translation MALAYFADFAGQGWKQVGELALAFLLSAVIGLEREIRQKSAGLRTHTLVGLAAALMMLVSKYGFADVLGDRVVLDPSRVAAQIVSGIGFVGAGLIFVRRDAVRGLTTAAAIWLTAGVGMAAGAGLWLLAVVVTVGYFVTMLVFTPLTNRLPQSKHAPSRLHLTYRGGRGVLRQVLAECTRRGFSVNELSTDQRAERHDPAIVSLWLIVHGTGSMTELTAALSEIEGVLSVVSHDANAPVP comes from the coding sequence ATGGCGCTGGCATATTTTGCTGATTTCGCCGGACAAGGCTGGAAACAGGTCGGAGAACTGGCACTGGCATTCCTGCTGTCAGCGGTGATAGGCCTCGAGCGGGAAATCCGCCAGAAGAGCGCGGGACTGCGCACCCACACCCTGGTGGGTCTCGCCGCCGCGCTGATGATGCTGGTGTCGAAATACGGCTTCGCCGATGTTCTGGGGGATCGCGTCGTCCTCGACCCGTCCCGGGTGGCCGCCCAGATCGTGTCCGGCATCGGCTTCGTCGGCGCGGGTCTGATATTCGTTCGCCGCGACGCGGTCCGCGGTCTCACCACCGCCGCGGCGATCTGGCTCACCGCCGGGGTGGGCATGGCGGCGGGGGCGGGGCTGTGGTTGCTGGCCGTTGTCGTGACCGTGGGGTATTTCGTGACGATGCTCGTCTTCACGCCACTGACGAATCGGCTTCCCCAGTCCAAACACGCCCCCTCACGGCTCCACCTGACCTATCGCGGCGGGCGAGGCGTGCTGCGGCAGGTGCTGGCCGAATGCACGCGACGGGGATTCAGCGTGAACGAGCTGTCCACCGACCAGCGGGCCGAGCGCCACGATCCGGCGATCGTCTCGCTCTGGCTCATCGTGCACGGCACCGGCTCGATGACGGAGCTGACGGCGGCGCTCTCCGAGATCGAGGGGGTGCTCTCCGTGGTGAGCCACGACGCCAACGCGCCGGTGCCCTGA
- a CDS encoding NmrA family NAD(P)-binding protein: protein MADDGLILVTGAGGGVGGVGRTVVRLLCERGRPVRAMVHHDDKRADALRALGAQVVVGDLTRPDEVANALDGGSRMFFGMSVSPSYLEAAATVATVARALGALEVLVGISQMTVSRMTPLSTEESHQQRLHWLSEQVLDWSVLPIVHIRPTVFLDNPFFTTLAARSIADSGTIRLPFGTGRTSPVAADDVAQVVAAVLEDPRPHLGHVYELTGFRSQEMTGIAEEYSRALGRKVTYVDVPFDTWADQIVSPAGFPPHTEEHILTMARLHHLNRYDRATRDVESILGRPAKTVEEFIAERADLFT from the coding sequence ATGGCTGATGACGGTCTCATCCTCGTCACCGGCGCCGGTGGCGGTGTCGGAGGCGTCGGCCGTACCGTCGTCCGGCTGCTGTGCGAGCGCGGCCGGCCCGTACGGGCGATGGTGCATCACGACGACAAGCGCGCGGACGCGTTGCGTGCCCTCGGTGCGCAGGTCGTCGTCGGCGATCTCACCCGGCCCGATGAGGTGGCGAACGCCCTCGACGGCGGTTCCCGGATGTTCTTCGGTATGAGCGTCTCACCCTCGTATCTGGAGGCCGCCGCCACCGTCGCGACGGTGGCCCGCGCGCTGGGCGCCCTTGAGGTCCTGGTCGGCATCTCGCAGATGACGGTGTCGCGGATGACTCCGCTGAGTACCGAGGAGTCGCATCAGCAGCGGTTGCACTGGCTGTCCGAACAGGTGCTCGACTGGTCCGTGCTCCCGATCGTGCACATCCGTCCCACCGTTTTCCTGGACAACCCGTTCTTCACGACACTGGCCGCGCGTTCCATCGCCGACAGCGGGACCATCCGGCTTCCCTTCGGCACCGGTCGCACCTCACCGGTCGCGGCCGACGACGTCGCCCAGGTCGTCGCGGCGGTTCTGGAAGACCCGCGGCCGCATCTCGGGCACGTCTACGAGCTGACCGGGTTCCGGTCGCAGGAGATGACCGGAATCGCCGAGGAGTACTCCCGCGCACTGGGGAGGAAGGTCACCTACGTGGACGTCCCGTTCGACACCTGGGCCGACCAGATCGTCTCGCCCGCCGGGTTCCCGCCCCACACCGAGGAGCACATCCTCACCATGGCGCGCCTGCATCACCTCAATCGCTACGATCGAGCGACCCGGGACGTCGAGTCGATCCTCGGAAGGCCCGCGAAGACGGTGGAGGAGTTCATCGCGGAACGGGCCGATCTCTTCACCTGA
- a CDS encoding MFS transporter, whose protein sequence is MTILTAVERPAGIFAQPYRALTVGMVALMALVAFEYLAVATAMPVVADELDGHALYGLAFSGAMAAGVIATVLGGRWSDVKGPIAPLWTGTATFAAGLVVAGLAPTMDLFIAGRFVQGFGGGILQVSLYVLVSRVYPAEIHPRVFSVFATAWVVPSMIGPAITGFVVEGAGWRWVFIGVTILLLPAALLFGRGLISAPMSEQPPLGARSSIVRRLGWAVLVAVGAALMQYGGAARGAGLILLLVGLATLGAALPRLLPPGTLLAARGLPSVIALRGIVAGAAIGGEAFLPLMLTEERGLSLTMAGLTLTGGALSWSFGSWVVGRRRFDRVLVLRTGSVLVATGLTLMGLTVFAVVPVAGAFVGEIVLGLGMGIVYPTLSVLVLELSRPGEEGENSASLGVGESVYTVVAVAVTGAILAALGAAVFTYVLCFALTALMAATGALVASRVAVPRS, encoded by the coding sequence ATGACTATTTTGACGGCTGTTGAACGTCCGGCTGGGATATTCGCCCAGCCCTACCGTGCGCTGACGGTCGGAATGGTGGCCCTCATGGCGTTGGTCGCCTTCGAATACCTGGCGGTGGCCACCGCCATGCCGGTCGTGGCGGACGAGTTGGACGGACACGCGCTGTACGGGCTGGCGTTCAGCGGGGCGATGGCGGCCGGAGTGATCGCGACGGTGCTGGGCGGGCGGTGGAGCGACGTCAAGGGGCCGATCGCGCCGCTCTGGACGGGTACGGCCACCTTCGCCGCCGGGCTGGTCGTGGCCGGGCTGGCGCCGACGATGGACCTGTTCATCGCGGGGCGGTTCGTCCAGGGCTTCGGGGGAGGCATCCTCCAGGTCTCGCTGTACGTGCTGGTCTCGCGGGTCTACCCGGCGGAGATCCATCCTCGGGTCTTCTCGGTCTTCGCGACCGCCTGGGTGGTGCCCTCCATGATCGGCCCCGCCATCACCGGCTTCGTGGTGGAGGGGGCCGGCTGGCGCTGGGTCTTCATCGGGGTGACGATCCTCCTCCTCCCGGCCGCGCTGCTGTTCGGACGCGGCCTGATCTCGGCGCCGATGTCGGAGCAGCCGCCGCTGGGCGCGCGGTCCTCGATCGTGCGGCGGCTGGGCTGGGCGGTGCTGGTCGCGGTCGGCGCGGCGCTCATGCAGTACGGCGGGGCGGCCCGTGGCGCGGGACTGATCCTGCTGCTCGTCGGCCTGGCCACGCTGGGCGCGGCGCTGCCCCGGCTGCTCCCCCCGGGCACCCTGCTCGCCGCCCGGGGCCTGCCCTCGGTGATCGCTCTGCGGGGGATCGTGGCGGGCGCGGCCATCGGAGGCGAGGCGTTCCTGCCGTTGATGCTGACCGAGGAGCGTGGCCTGTCGCTCACCATGGCCGGGCTCACACTGACCGGCGGCGCGCTGAGCTGGTCGTTCGGCTCGTGGGTCGTGGGCCGCAGGCGTTTCGACCGGGTCCTGGTCCTGCGGACCGGCTCCGTGCTGGTCGCCACGGGTCTCACGCTGATGGGCCTGACCGTGTTCGCCGTCGTTCCGGTCGCCGGAGCCTTCGTCGGGGAGATCGTGCTCGGGCTCGGCATGGGCATCGTGTACCCGACGCTGTCGGTGCTCGTCCTGGAGCTGTCGCGACCCGGGGAGGAGGGAGAGAACAGCGCGTCCCTGGGCGTCGGGGAGTCGGTCTACACGGTCGTCGCGGTCGCGGTCACCGGTGCGATCCTGGCGGCCCTGGGCGCCGCCGTCTTCACCTACGTGCTCTGCTTCGCGTTGACCGCGCTGATGGCGGCGACGGGAGCGCTGGTCGCGAGCCGGGTCGCCGTCCCGAGGTCCTGA
- a CDS encoding ABC transporter ATP-binding protein, whose protein sequence is MTAALEISGLCKAFGEKVAVDHIDLSIPQGSFYGLVGQNGAGKTTTLSMAVGLLRPDSGGARIFGADVWSNPDEAKALVGVLPDGMAMPERLTGREVLTYLGLLRGLSREVVDRRAEELLSVLELDEAEKTLVIEYSTGMRKKIGLATALLHAPRLLVLDEPFEAVDPVSAATIKTILRGFVAGGGSIVLSSHVMALVEQLCDHVAMIDKGRVAAAGPLDEVRGDGSLEDTFVGLVGVSDGRSKELTWLSR, encoded by the coding sequence ATGACCGCAGCGCTCGAGATCTCAGGCTTATGCAAGGCCTTCGGTGAGAAAGTAGCCGTCGACCATATCGACCTGAGCATCCCCCAGGGCTCCTTCTACGGGCTTGTCGGCCAGAACGGCGCCGGTAAGACCACCACCCTGTCCATGGCCGTCGGCCTGCTGCGCCCGGACAGCGGCGGCGCACGGATCTTCGGCGCCGACGTCTGGTCCAACCCGGACGAGGCCAAGGCGCTGGTCGGGGTGCTGCCCGACGGGATGGCCATGCCCGAACGGCTCACCGGTCGCGAGGTGCTGACCTACCTCGGCCTGCTCCGCGGGCTGTCGCGCGAGGTCGTCGACCGGCGCGCCGAGGAACTGCTGTCGGTGCTGGAGCTCGACGAGGCGGAGAAGACCCTCGTCATCGAGTACTCCACCGGAATGCGGAAGAAGATCGGACTGGCCACCGCCCTGCTGCACGCGCCGAGGCTGCTGGTGCTCGACGAGCCCTTCGAGGCCGTGGACCCGGTGTCGGCCGCGACGATCAAGACGATCCTGCGGGGGTTCGTGGCCGGGGGCGGGTCCATCGTGCTCTCCAGCCACGTCATGGCCCTCGTGGAGCAGCTCTGCGACCACGTCGCGATGATCGACAAGGGCAGGGTGGCCGCGGCGGGTCCCCTGGACGAGGTCCGCGGCGACGGCTCCCTCGAAGACACCTTCGTCGGCCTGGTCGGCGTCTCCGACGGCAGGTCGAAGGAGCTGACGTGGCTGTCGCGCTGA
- a CDS encoding SigE family RNA polymerase sigma factor, whose amino-acid sequence MSGTEGDGFAAFVAARGTSLLRVAYLACGDEVEAEDLLQTALERTYQNWDRVRYDDPEPYIRRIIVNTSISRARRRAILRFIPMHTPPELPVRETDVDLRHVLMDTLRALPPRQRAVVVLRYWEDLSEAQTAEVLGCSAGTVKSQASKALAKLRVAIGGESVKGVIRNVHA is encoded by the coding sequence GTGAGCGGCACGGAGGGCGACGGGTTCGCCGCCTTCGTGGCCGCACGCGGTACAAGTCTGCTCCGGGTCGCCTACCTCGCGTGCGGCGACGAGGTGGAGGCGGAGGACCTGCTGCAGACGGCACTGGAGCGCACCTACCAGAACTGGGACCGGGTGCGGTACGACGATCCCGAGCCCTACATCCGCCGCATCATCGTCAACACCTCCATCAGCCGTGCCCGGCGCCGGGCGATCCTGCGGTTCATCCCGATGCACACCCCTCCCGAACTGCCGGTGCGAGAGACCGACGTCGACCTGCGTCACGTGCTCATGGACACGCTGCGGGCGCTGCCTCCCCGGCAGCGGGCGGTGGTCGTCCTGCGGTACTGGGAGGACCTCAGCGAGGCGCAGACCGCGGAGGTCCTCGGCTGTTCGGCGGGAACGGTGAAAAGTCAGGCCTCCAAGGCGCTCGCCAAGCTCCGTGTGGCGATCGGCGGGGAATCGGTGAAAGGAGTGATCAGGAATGTCCACGCTTGA
- a CDS encoding GNAT family N-acetyltransferase has translation MDRQAVLTAFDEQVRRCPEPDAPDGRVEHDGGVIRSVSAGGGWTGVTWCDLDPADADAVIAAQIDRFAGLSRPWEWKHYSYDRPSDLPDRLLAAGFTPQPTEALLVAEIADLTLDVPPPPGVELLDVVDEQGVDALVRVHDEVFGGDHSPVGRTLLADLGRRSGTVAAVVALAGRTPISAGRMEFHPGTDFAGLWGGGTLPAWRGRGVFRSLVARRAALAAARGFRYLQVDASPDSRPILKRLGFVELATTTPFTHPGGAG, from the coding sequence ATGGATCGACAAGCGGTGCTCACCGCCTTCGACGAACAGGTACGCCGGTGTCCCGAGCCCGACGCGCCGGACGGGCGTGTCGAGCACGACGGCGGCGTGATCAGGAGCGTGTCCGCCGGAGGTGGATGGACCGGGGTGACCTGGTGCGACCTCGACCCCGCCGACGCCGACGCGGTCATCGCCGCGCAGATCGACCGGTTCGCGGGACTGTCCCGCCCCTGGGAGTGGAAGCACTACTCCTACGACCGGCCGTCGGACCTCCCCGACCGGCTGCTCGCGGCCGGTTTCACCCCCCAGCCGACCGAGGCCCTGCTCGTCGCCGAGATCGCGGACCTCACGCTCGACGTGCCACCGCCGCCGGGCGTGGAACTGCTGGACGTGGTCGACGAGCAGGGGGTCGACGCGCTCGTGCGGGTGCACGACGAGGTGTTCGGCGGGGACCACTCCCCCGTGGGCAGGACCCTGCTGGCCGACCTCGGACGCCGGAGCGGTACGGTCGCCGCCGTGGTCGCCCTGGCCGGGCGGACTCCGATCTCCGCCGGGCGCATGGAGTTCCACCCCGGCACCGACTTCGCCGGCCTGTGGGGCGGCGGCACGTTGCCCGCCTGGCGGGGCCGCGGTGTGTTCCGCTCGCTGGTGGCCCGCCGGGCCGCCCTGGCGGCGGCCCGGGGTTTCCGCTACCTGCAGGTCGACGCCTCCCCGGACAGCCGGCCGATCCTGAAGCGTCTCGGCTTCGTCGAGCTCGCCACCACGACCCCGTTCACGCACCCGGGGGGAGCCGGCTGA
- a CDS encoding TetR/AcrR family transcriptional regulator codes for MTEMPAPPSRGARGVSAPRAVLSRDLIVATGLRILDAEGLDALSMRRVAQELGTGPASLYAHVENKKELLDLIYDEVMAEIRVPEPEPGRWLEQLREMALDAFRVLSAHADIAKIGLADIPTGPNVLRIAEAQMAIMLAGGVPPKLAGLMVDRLGLYVCSDAYEGSLHLSGQRGGGGKELESFMEELFGQIEGFPRGLPAGRFPRLVARVDNLADVNGVERFEFGLDLILRGMASRVDVAAPAPRTGPTTKD; via the coding sequence ATGACTGAGATGCCGGCTCCGCCGTCGCGCGGGGCTCGCGGGGTGAGCGCTCCACGGGCGGTTCTGAGCAGGGATCTCATCGTCGCGACCGGACTGCGGATTCTCGACGCCGAAGGTCTCGACGCGCTGAGCATGCGCCGGGTCGCACAGGAGCTCGGGACCGGTCCCGCCTCGCTCTACGCCCACGTGGAGAACAAGAAGGAACTGCTCGACCTGATCTACGACGAGGTCATGGCCGAGATCCGCGTGCCCGAGCCCGAGCCCGGGCGGTGGCTGGAGCAGCTCAGGGAGATGGCGCTCGACGCGTTCCGGGTGCTGAGCGCCCACGCGGACATCGCCAAGATCGGCCTGGCCGACATCCCGACAGGACCCAACGTGCTGCGGATCGCCGAGGCGCAGATGGCCATCATGCTCGCGGGCGGCGTGCCCCCCAAGCTCGCCGGCCTCATGGTCGACCGGCTCGGCCTCTACGTCTGTTCCGACGCCTACGAGGGCTCGCTCCACCTCAGCGGGCAGCGCGGCGGCGGCGGAAAGGAACTGGAGAGCTTCATGGAGGAGCTCTTCGGCCAGATCGAGGGGTTCCCCCGAGGCCTGCCCGCCGGCCGCTTCCCCCGCCTCGTCGCCCGGGTGGACAACCTGGCGGACGTCAACGGCGTCGAGCGGTTCGAGTTCGGCCTCGACCTGATCCTGCGCGGGATGGCCTCCCGCGTCGATGTCGCGGCTCCCGCGCCCCGGACGGGTCCTACGACCAAGGACTGA